The genome window ACGCCCTTCAGCCCGCCCGCGGGGCTCGCGAGGACCGTCGCGACGTCGGCGGGGCGGATCTCGTCGCCGATCTCGCGGCCCGTGATCGCGGCGACCTCCTCCGGCCGGTGGACGAGCTCCTCGGTGAGCGGCTCTCCGACGACGTGCGCGCTCGCGATCGGGACGACCACGTCCGCGTTCGACGGGATCTGCGGCTCGTGGTCGCCGGGCGCCTTGAACTCCCGGAGCCGCGCCCCGTCCGCCTTCACGAGCGTCGCGCCGGGCGCGGCGTCGGCGATCTCGGCGACGGCCTCGGTGTCGTACCCGAGGTACCGGTCCGAGCGCTCGCGTTCGGGGACCAGCCCGAGCGGCCAGTCGCCGTCTCCCGCCTCGTCGAGCGCGCCCACCGGGTCCTCGGTCACGCGGACCGCGGCGACCCGGTCGTCGAATATCGGTATCCGCACGCTCGCGGTCACGACCGACCGATCGAGCCGGTCGGCGAGCGCGAACAGCGTCGACTTCTTGCCGCCCGCGCCGACGACGCAGACGGTCGCGTCGCGGGCGTCGAGCGCGGTCGTGAAGTCCATACCCGGACGTTCGCCCGCCGGCGGCCTCACTCTAACGGTCGGACCCTCGGGCGGAGGGGGAACCGCGAGGGACTCGACCCCCGCGGGCGCTCGACCCCCGCGGCGAACAGATTGATACGTCCTCGCCGCGCAGGGCATCCAAATGAGTCGGCGCCGCACCCACGTCCTCCGCGTCGACCTCTCGACGGGTGAGACCGCCCGTGAACGCGTCCCCCGCGACTGGCGACGCGACTACGTGGGCGGGAAGGGACTGGGGGCGCGCTACCTCTACGAGGAGCTGTCCCCGGGGACCGACCCGACGGCCCCGGCGAACCGCCTCGGATTCTTCGTCGGGCCGCTCGCGGGCTACCTCCCCGGCGAGACGCGCTACGCCGCGGTGACCAAGTCCCCGCTCACCGGCGGCTTCCTCGACTCGTACGCCGGCGGCGAGTTCGCCGATCGGCTCGCGGGGTCGCTCGACGACTGCCTCGGGCTGCTCGTGACGGGCGCCGCCGACCGGCCGGTCCGGATCGAGGTTGAGAGCGGCCGCGCCCGGATCGAGGCGAGCGACGCGTGGGGCGCCGACGCGGCCGAGACGGACGAGCGATTCCCGGACGCCGGCGTCGCCTGCGTCGGTCCCGCGGGCGAGCGCGAGGCGGCCTACGCGACGGTCGCGAGCGACGGCGGCGATCACCACGCGGGCCGCGGCGGCGCCGGCGCCGTGATGGGTTCGAAGCGGCTGAAGGCGGTCGTCGGCCGCGACCCGCCGCCGACGGTCCCCGACGACCTCGCTAAGCTCCGCGACCGCGACGCGGCGGCATACGGCGACGATCCGACCGGCGAGTGGCAGGCGGCCGGCGAGACGGTCGAGACGGTCGACTACGCCAACGAGGTCGGGATCCTCGCCGCGGAGGGGTGGACGGGGACCGGCTTCGACGGCGCCGACGACATCGGCGTCGAGGCCGCGCTGGAGCGCGCGACGGGGCGCGAGGCAGTTGCCGACGCCGGCCAAGGCGAGGGCCCCGCCGTCCCCGGCGGCTTCCGGATCGACACGCCCGACGGCGAGGTGGTCCCGCGCGGCGCGGCGCCGATCACGCTCGGGGCGGGCCTCGGCATCGACGACTTCGACCGCGTCGTCGACCTGTGCGGGGTCTGCGACCGGCTCGGCCTCGACGTGATCGGCGCGGGCAACGCGGTCGCGTGGGCGATCCGTGCGGGGGAGGCGGGAGTCGTCGACTGTCCGGTCTCGTTCGGCGACGCGGCGGGCGCCGAGCGCCTCTTGGAATCGATCGCGGCCCGCGAGGCGCCGCCGGACCTCGACGTCCACCCGGACCTGCCGGACGCGCTCGCCGACGGCATCGACGCCGCGGTCGCCCGGTTCGGCGGCGCGGACCTCGTGCCGACGGTGAAGTCGATGGCGCTGCCCGGCTTCGACCCCCGCGCGGCGGTCGGCGTCGCGCTCGCGTACGCGACGAGCGACCGCGGCGCGTGCCACCGCCGCGCGCGGCCGCAGGACACCGAGCCCCTGGCCCGCCCGGACCGGTCCCCGACAGACCGGGTCCGCGACGTGGTCGGCGAGCAGAACGCGCGCTCGGTGCTGTGGAGCCTCGTCGTCGACGACTTCGTCGGCGAGGCGGTCTGGACCGACCTCGGCGCCGAGTGGCTCGCGGCGGTCGACCACCCCGCGGTCGCCGATGTCGACCGCGGCGGGGACGCCGAGTGCGAGGCCGACGCCGACACGCGGAGCGACCCGGTCGCCGCGCTCGCGACGACCGGCGAGCGGATCTGGACGCTCACCCGGCTGTTCAACGCCCGCGAGGGGTTCGACCGCGACGACGACGCGCTCCCCGAGCCGCTCCGCACGGCCGCGGCCGACGGGACGCCCGGCGTCGACGTCGACGCGTTCGACCGCCTGCTGGACCGCTACTACGCGGCGCGCGGCTGGGGGGACCGCGGCCTCCCGACGCCGGCGGGGCTCGACCGCCTGGGACTCGCCGGCGTCGTCGACGACGCGACGCCGCTCGACGACCGCCCGATCGACCTCGCCGCGGCGGCCGAGTCGGACGACTGACCGAGAGAACCGGATCCAAGGGTTTTCCGGAGGCTCAGCGACGCAGCCCGCCCTCGGCCTTGATCCGCATGATGTGCCGGACGTTGAGGTAGATCTCCTCGGGCGACGTCTCCTCCTCGTCGTCGTACAGGTCCGAGACGCGGTAGAGAATCGCCGAGAGCTGCCTGCTCTCCGAGCTGTCCCCCCGAACGTCCTCGGCCACGTCCCGGAGGAACTCCCGTACCTCGTCGTCCGCGGGAAACTCCGCCTCCGACGCGTCCTCCGGGACGACCGGGTCGACGCCCGCGGCCGCGAGCGGGTCCTCGTGGTCGGCGTCGGCGCCCCCCTCGGAGGCGGAGGCGTCGTCGTCCGCGTCGGTCATCGCCCCTCGCTCACCCCGCGGCGGCGGACGACGCCGGCGTTGTTCGCGACGTTCTCGACGAGCACCTTGAACGCGTCCGCGGTCTCGCCGTCTTCCAAGACGACCGGCTCGCCGTCGTCGCCGCCGGTGCGCACCTCGGGGTCGAGCGGGATCCCGCCGAGGAACGGGAGATCGTGCTCCTGCGCGAGCGCCTTCCCGCCGCCGGAGCCGAATATCTCGTGGAAGCCGCCGCAGTCGGGACAGCGGAAGCCGGCCATGTTCTCCGCGATGCCGAGGACGTTCGTGTCGTGTTTGCCGAACATGCGGAGCCCCTTCACCGCGTCGTCGAGGGCCACGTCCTGCGGCGTCGTGACGATCACGGCCCCCGTCAAGGGGAGCGTCTGGAGGATGGTGAGCTGGGTGTCGCCGGTGCCCGGCGGCAGATCCATCACGAGGTAGTCGAGCTCACCCCACTCGACGTCCTCGACGAGCTGGGTGATGATCTTGTGGACCATCGGGCCGCGCCAGATGACGGGGTCGTCCTCGCCGGTGAGGAAGTCCATGCTCATCAGCTTCACCCCGAACCGCTCGGGGGGAACGATCGTCTCGCCGTCGGTCTCGGGGCGCTCCTCGGCCGAGACCATCCGCGGCACGTTCGGCCCGTACACGTCGGCGTCGAACAGGCCCACGCGGGCGCCGAGCTGGGAGAGCCCGGCGGCGAGGTTCACCGCGACGGTCGACTTCCCAACGCCGCCCTTCCCGGAGGCGACCGCGATCACATTCTGGACGCCGGGGAGAACCTGCTCGTCCGCCGAGAGGTCGTCCGGAATCGACGCCGACAGCTCGACGTCGAGGCCCGTATCCGCGAGCGCCTCGCGCACGTCGTCCGCGACGGCCGACTCGTTCGGCGAGAAGGGGGCGCCGAGCGCGAGCGACACACGGACCGTCCCCGCTCCCTCGTCGACCTCGACGTCGTTCACCAGCCCGAGCGAGACGATGTCGCCGCCGAGGTCGGGGTCCCGCACGTCGGCGAGCCGCTCTCGAACGTCCGCTTCGTTCATAGTCGGACGGAGGGAACTCGGTCGAATAAGGGTTCTGTACGGGCCGCGGTCGACGGTGTCGCCCGCGGCGGCTGCGAACTTGGCAACATGCTTATAGCTGGTCGTCGAACGCTTCGACGATGGCAGACCGAACCGCGTCGACCGACCGGATCCGCGTCCTCCACGTCGAAGACGACGAGGCCTTCGCCGACCTCACCGCGGCGCACTTCGAGCGACTCGCCGCCGACATCCGCCACGAGGCGGTCGGCTCCGTCGCGGCCGCGCGTCGCCGGTACCGCAGCGAGTCGTTCGACGCGATCGTCTGCGACTACGACCTCCCCGACGGCACCGGAATCGACCTCCTCGAACACGTCCGAGACGTCGACGAGGACCTGCCGTTCGTCCTCTTCACCGGGAAGGGTAGCGAGGAGGTCGCGAGCGAGGCCATCTCGGCCGGCGTGACCGACTACCTTCAAAAACGCGGCGGGAGCGACCAGTACGAGGTCCTGGTCAACCGGATCCGTAACGCGGTCGACCGGTACCGGTTGGTGCGGCAGGTCGACCGCACCGTCGAGGCGCTCAACGCCGCCAGCGAGCCGATAGGTATCCTCGGCGCCGACGGCACCTACCTGTTCGTCAACGAGGCGTACGCGTCGGTGTACGGCCGTACTCCCGCCGAGATCGTCGGCAAACACTGGGAGGCGTTCTACCCCGACGAAGAGGTCGAACGGTTCACCGACGAGATCCTCCCGCGCGTGACGGCCGAGGGGCACTGGAACGGCGAGGCCGTCGTCTGCGGGCCGGACGGCGGTCTAGTCCGCGAACGCCTCGCGCTCACGCACACGACCGACGGCGGCCACGTGTGTATCATCCGGCGAGCGGAGCCGATCGAGGAGGCCTCGGCGGACGCCCCGGGGTCGAGCGCAACCGATCCGGACGGCGCGGACTGAGCGGCGCGCCCGAGTCAGTCGATCCGGGTTCCGGCGCCCTCGCCGCGCAGGAACGGCGCCAGCCCGTCGGCGCCGAACACGTACGCCGGCGCGCCGAGCGCGAGCAGTTCTCGCACCTTCGCGGCCATGCCGCCGGAGACGTCGGTGGCGTCGCTCGCGCCGAGCGCGTCCGCGACCGCGTCGAAGTCGTCGATCTCGGCGATTACGTCCCCGTCGCCGTCGAGGACGCCGGGGACCGTCGAGCAGACCCCCACGCGACGCGCGCCGAGCCCCGCGGCGAGCTCGACGACCAGCTCGTCGCCCGAGACGACCGTCACCCCGTCGCCCGCCGTCGCCACGCCGTCGCCGTGGAGGACGGGGACGAACCCCTCGCCGAGCAGCGTCGCTGTCGACCCGAGCGGGAGGTCGAGCCCGCCGTCAGCTCCCTCCGGTCGCGCCGCGAGCGACAGCGGGTGGACGGGCACCGCCGGCACGCCGCGCTCCCGGAGCCGTTCTAACACACGCGCGTTCAGCCGCTTCATCGCGCCGTGGACCGCGGCCACCGCGTCGGCGTCGCGCGTCCCGTCGCCCGTCGACACTCCGCGCTCGCTGGCGTGGTGGTGCCCGAAGCTCCCGCCCCCGTGAACGACGACGAGCCGGCCGACGTCGCCGGCCGCGAGCGCGTCGGCGACGGCGTCGCAGGCGGCGTCGAGCGCCGCCTCGTCCAGCGTCTCCGGGCGGTCCTTCTCGGTGATCAGGCTCCCGCCGAGCTTGAGGACGACGGGGGGTGCGGCGTCGTCAGCGGCGTCGGCGTCGAGATCGGCCTCGCCGCCCGTCACGGCTCCACCACCCGGACGCCCTCGGTCGCCAGCTCGGCGCGGAACGCCTCCTCACAGCCCTGCGTGAACGAGAGGGCGGTCTCCGTCGCGTCGCTCTCGTCGAGCGCGACGATGCAGCCGCCCCCGCCGGCGCCGGTGAGCTTCGCGCCGTGCGCGCCCGCGTCACGCGCGGCCCATACCATCGCGTCGAGCGACCGCGCGGAGACGCCGAGCGCGGCGAGTAACCCGTGGTTGAAGTCCATCAGCTCGCCCAGCCCCGCGAGCAGCTCCGGCTCCGGGGCGCTCTCCGGGTCGGCGTCGGCGAGCAGCCCCTCGCCCGTCCGGACGAGGTCCCCGACGGACTCGACCGTGTCCGCGGCGAACTCGTGTTCCTCGCGCAGGGCGCGGACGCCGGCGACCAGTTCGCCGGTGTCGCCCGCGCCGCCGTCGAAGCCGACGACGAACGGGAGGTTCGGGGCGTCGATCGGCTCGCAGTCGTCGCCCTCGACCCGCACCGCGCCGCCCATCGTCGAGCAGAAGGTGTCGGCGCGGGAGGCCTGTCCGTCCTGTACTTCGAACTCGGCCTGATACGCCCGCTCCGCCAGTTCGCGTCGGTCGAGCGGCTCCCCGAGCGCGCGGGTCGCGGCGTCGATGCCCGCGACGACCACGGCCGCGGACGAGCCCAGTCCCGCGCCCAGCGGGATGTCGCTCTCGACGGTGATGTCGAAGCCCGCGTCGGGCGCGTCGGCGGCGTCCCGCGCCTGCTCGACGGCCGCGTCGACGTACCCCATCGCGGCCTCGACGAGCGGGGTCGGCACGTCGACGTCGGGGCGGTCGCCCGTGCCGCCGGCGTACTCCACCGTGAACCCGTCCAGAGAGAGGTCCTCGGCCTCGACGCGCACGTGGTCGTCCTCGCGGGGCTCGGCGCGCACCGTCGCGCGTCGCTCGATGGCCGCCGGCACCGCCGGCTCGCCGTAGACGACGGCGTGTTCGCCGAAGAGGTACACCTTCCCCGGCGCTTCGCAAACGGTCATACGGCGACCGTCGCTCCGCGGGCTTACAGTCGTTGCGCTTGCCGAGTTCCGGCCCGCGGCGAGGGGTCACTCCTCCGTTCGACCCGGATCGCGGTCGCGGATCGTCTCCCGGCACCGGATCGCACGGCGCAGTCCGATCTCCGCCACGTCCCCGCCGCACTCCGCGGTCCGCCGCAGCGAGCGCGAGACGCGACGGAGCTCCGCCGCCCCCTCGCCCGCGTCGTCCAGCCCCCGGTCCAGCGCGTCGATCCGGTCGCGAGCCCGGGAGAGGTCGCCGATCGCGCTCCGAGCGACGTCGGCGCCCTCGTCGCCGAGGGCGACGCTCACGCCGTCGGACACGACCTCCCGGACCGCGGCGCCGACGTCGCGACACGTCTCCAGCCGGGGCTCCGACGGCGGGGCGTCGAGCGACGCCGCGGCGTCGCCGATGTCCGCCGCCGCGTCGCGGAAGCGGCACAGCTCCCGCATCGCCGTCCACGACTCGAACAGCTCCGGCCGGGTCGTCCCGAGCGCGTCGACCTCGCCCAGGTCCGCCATGCCGCGGGAGACGGAGCGGTCGATCATCGAGGCGAGGCGGTCGACCTGCCCGTCGCGAGAGCCGATCGGCGACGAGTCGGGAGGCGTCGCCAGCGCCTCGACCGCCTCGCGGTGTATCGAGCGCACCGTGAACGCCAGCTGTCGGAGTGACTGGCTCACGGAGACCTCCCGCGAGTCCAGCATGATCCGGACCGTCGTCGCGGTCTCCGACTCCGCGGCCACGGACATCCCGATCCGGTCGCGGGCGACCCGCTCGACGACGCGCCGTTGGTCCGAGGTGATCGGCTCGTCTCGTTCGAGCGTGACCTCGCGCGCGCCGGCGGCGTAGGCCGCTCGCAGCGCCCGCGCTATCACCTCCGGGTCGGCCGACTCGATCCGGGCGACGGGCGGCTCACAGTCCTCGCCGTCCCCGGTCTGGACCGCCAGCACGCCGTCGATGTGGTCGTGGAGCGTCACGCTGTCGCCGGACGTGACGCCCTGCGACTCCGCCCACTCCTTCGGGAGCGAGACCGTGTACGTTCCGTTTCCCACGGTCTGTACCTTTCGTGACTCCATCTCAGTAGAGCAGCTCCGGGTCGTTTTCGATCATGTAGAGGGTGCGCGCCGCGATGTTGACGGCGTGGTCCGCGACCCGTTCGAGGTCCCGGACCGTCAACAGCACCCGCGATACGTCGTCCAACACCCGCTCGACCTCCCACCCGTCCCCGTCGCTTCCCGCGATAAGGTCGCGGGTGACGCTCTCGCTCGCGCGCTGACAGAGCGCGTCGACCTCGTCGTCGTCGGCCGCGACCGCCCGGCACGCGGCCGCGTCCTCGGTCTCGTACGCGGCGAGGCTCCGTTCGAGGAGTGCGCGCGCCGCCTCGCCGATCGCGTCGAGCTGTACCTCCGGCGAGAGCGTCTCCGTCGCGGTGCGGAGGTAGTTGGCGAGGTTGACCGCGAGGTCGCCGATCCGTTCGAGGTCGGTGACGATCTTGAACGAGGCGGTGACGAACCGGAGGTCTCCGGCGACCGGCTGCTGGAGCGCGAAGAGGTCGACGCAGCGGTCCTCCAGGCGCAGGTACGTCTCGTTGATTTCGGCGTCGGCCTCGACGACCGACTCCGCGAGCGACTCGTCGCGGCGTTCGACGGCGTCGAGGCTCCGTTCGACCTGCCCGGTCACCTGATCGCCCATGGCCAGCACGTCCGAGCGGAGCTCGTCGAGCGAGTCCCGGTACTGTTCTCGGGGCATGGGATCACCCGAACTTGCCGGTGATGTAGTCTTCGACGCGCTCGCTGTGGGGGTCCTCGAACACCTGGTCGGTGTCGCCGTACTCGACCAGCTCGCCGCCCGTGAGGAAGACGGCGGTCTGGTCGGATATCCGGGCCGCCTGCTGCATGTTGTGCGTGACGATGACGACCGTGTACGTCTCCGAGAGGTCGTCGATCAGGTCCTCGATCTTCGCGGTGGCGATGGGGTCGAGCGCCGAGGCCGGCTCGTCCATCAGGATGATCTCCGGGTCGACCGAGAGGGCGCGGGCGATACAGAGGCGCTGCTGTTGCCCGCCCGAGAGCCCGAGCGCGTTGTCGTCGAGGCGGTCGCTCACCTCGTCCCACAGCGCCGCGTCGCGCAGGCACCGCTCGACGAGCTCGTCGCGCTCCTCGGCGTCGCTCCGGTTCAGCAGCCGGGCGAGGAGCCCCGTGTCGAGGTCGCCGTGCTTCTTCGGGCCGTAGGCGACGTTCTCGCGGATCGACTTGGGGAACGGGTTCGGCGACTGGAACACCATCCCGACCCGCTTCCGGAGCTCGACGAGGTTGACGCCGTCCTGGTAGATCTCCCGGCCGTCAAGCTTCACCGACCCGTCGACCCGCGCAGAGCTGATGCGGTCGTTCATTCGGTTGAGACACCGGAGGTACGTCGACTTCCCGCAGCCGGAGGGCCCGATCAGCGCGGTGACGCTCTGCTCCGGTATCTCCATCGAGACGCCCTTCAGCGCGTGGTCGTCGCCGTAGTGGACGTCGAGGTCCTCGACGGCCATCTTTGCCTCGCCCCGGAACTCGTAGTCGGTCCACTCGTCGCGGGTCCGCTCGGCGGTCTCGCCCGTCGTCGTGGTCGGCGAGCGGTCGTCCGTCGGTGCGGTGTCTGTCGTCGCGGTCTCCGTCTGCGTCCGTGGGGTAGTGTTCTCGCTCATTGGGTTCAGGTGTGCTTGAGGCGCCGCCGGAAGTAGTAGCGCGTCGCGATGCCGATCGCGTAGAAGGAGAGGACGACTAACAGGAGGACCAGCGCCGTCGCCCAGCGGAACTCGTCCGCGTTGCCGACGTTGCTGCTCGCGCCGACGCCGGCCGAGATGAGGGCGTACAGCTGGTACGGGAGCGCTGAGGTCGCCTGGAGGAGCTCCGGGTTCGCGACGAACGGCGGCGTCGACGTGAACCGGAAGCCGCCGATGACGTTCGCCGTCTGCGAGCCGGTGACGAACGTCCCGCCGGCCATCGTCAACAGGATGGGCGCCGTCTCGCCGGCGATCCGACCGACGCCGAGGATGACGCCGGTGACGACGCCCGGGAGCGCAGCCGGCAGGACGACGCTGCGGATCGTCTGCCACTTCGAGACGCCGAGCGCGGCGCTCGCGTCGCGGTACTCGTCCGGCACCGAGAGCATCGCCTCGCGGGAGGTGATCACCACGAGCGGGAGGAGCATGAACCCGAGCGTGATCATGCCCGAGAGCAGCGACTTCCCGTTTCCGAACCGCGGGACGAGGAAGGCGAACCCGAACAGCCCGAAGACGATGCTCGGGGTGCTCCACAGCCCGTTGGTCGCGACCTCGACGACCTGCGTGAACCGGCCGCGGTCCGCGTACTCGGTGAGGAAGACGGCCGCCCCGACGCCGAGCGGAACCGCGAGCGTGACCGCGCCCGCCACGAGCCAAATCGTGCCGACGATCGCGGGCAGCACGCCCTGGAAGTCGTTGAAGAGGGCGACGCCGTTCATCACGAACGGGACCGAGACCGGGAGCGCGACCGACACGCCGAGGATCGACGTCGTCGGCCCGCTCCCGAACCCGAGCTCGGCGCCGTTCAGAAGGCCCGGGACCCCTTGAACGACCACGAAGGCGACGAGGATGAACAGGAAGGCGACGATCGAGAGCGCGTTGAGGTAGACGAGCACGTACGCGCCCATGTGTCGCCCGCGAGCCCCGAAGCCGCCGTACGCCTTCGCCGACGCCCAGCCGCCGTACAGCGCGCTGAACAGCGTCGACGCGGGGATGAGGAACTCCGCGGTGATCGCGGCCTGCTGTTCCCAGTCCAGCTCCCACGCCCACTCCGGGCCGACGACGCCGGTCAGGAACACGAGCCCCGTCAGCGCGAGGAGAGTCCCCAGCGGGAGCGTCGACCCGAGGTCCTCCCGCGGCAGGACGGTGAGCGCGAACGCGACGCCGCCGGCGGCGATGCCGGCGACGACGCCCGCGGCCGTGCCGAGCCCGAGCGTCTGGCTCGCGACGCCCCCGCCGACGACGACCCACGGGACGGCGGCGCCGAAGCCCGCGATGAGCCCGGTACTCGGGTCCGGGTCCGTCTCGACGTAGCCGAGGCGCGACCCGGCCCCGAAGGCGACCACCGCGACGCCGAGGGCGGTCAGGAGACCGCCGAGCAGCGTCACGGTCCGGACGCCGAACAGCGAGCCGGTGAGGCTGACGCGCTCGAACAGCGCCGCGACCGCGAGGGCGAACAGGACCGCCGAGAGTCCGACGGCCACGCCCGCGACGGCGTCCGTCTCCGTGGTCTCCGACTCGACCAGCTTCGCGTCGGTCTCGCTGGCACCGGCCATCAGACCTCACCCCCGAGCCGCTCGTGCATCCGCCATTCGATGTACTGCGCGCCGATCGAGATGACGAGGACGGTAACGAACAGGATGACGCCCGCGACGAACAGGGCGTCCATCTGGAGCCCGTCCGCCTCGCCGTAGTTCCGCGCGATGATCGAGGTCAGCGTCTCCTGCCCGTAGAAGACGTTGACGAGCGGGTCCGTGAGCCGCGGCACGCCGCGGAGCATCACCGTCGCGGCCATCGTCTCGCCGATGGCGCGGCCGACGCCGAGCAGGACCGCGGCCGACACGCCGGAGAACGCGGCCGGCAGCGTGATCGAGGTCATCGTCTGCCAGTCGGTGGTGCCCATCGCCAACGACCCGCTCTTCATCGACTCGGGGACGCTGCTCAGCGCGTCCTCCGCCACGGAGACGACGGTCGGAAGCGCCATCACTCCGACGACGATGCCGACGAACAGGTACGACCCCTGTCCGGTCGTTTGGAACTGGTCTGAGGCCCACGGGCCGAGCACGGTGAAGCCGATGAACCCGTAGACGATCGAGGGGATGCCGGCGAGGATCTCGACGCCGGGCTTGACGACCTCGCGGACGGTGGCCGGAGCGATCTCCGAGAGGAAAAGCGCCGCGGAGACGCCGAGCGGCGCGGCGACGGCCGACGCGATGAGCGTCACCATCACCGTGCCGTGGATCATCGGGACCATCGAGTAGCGGATCGGCGGCGAGACCGCGTCCCAGTTCGGCTGGATGAACATTCTGAGCCCGGGGACCGTGATCCCGAACACCGTCGCGCTCTCGTACCGGATCACCGGGATCGACTCCCGGAAGATGAACACGATGATCAGCCCGAGGATGAGGATGGTCGACACCGTCATCATCAGCGCGATGACGTACGCCGTCTCCTCCTGGTACCGGAACCAGCCGACCCCCGCGGCGGTGAGGAAGACCACGAAGGGGACGATAGTCAGGTTCGAGACGGCCAGGAACCCGACGAGCGTACCGAGCAGCGACAGCGTCATCACGGAGATGATCGCCAACGCGGGCGGTTCGGTCTCGTCGGCGAACTCCCTGAGCCGCCTGAGCTGCGCGCCCAGCGCGTCGATCGCCCGTCTACCCGGGGCAGTTAGTACCGATGGCATGTGTCTGGTATCGAAAGCATTCGCGTTTTGTGTGTCGTAGAAGCGATATTGGTGTCGTGTGTGAACGCCGACGGCCGCGAGGAAACGGGCGGTGGCGGGGGCCGGTCGGCGCGACACGCTCCCCTCGGGCGGCGGACCTCGGTCGTCGGGCTACGGCGAGAGGAGCTCTTCCGTCGCGACCGCCGAGACCTGGTCTTTCATCGACTGGAGGTCGCTGGTCGGGAGCGGGATGTAGTTGTTCCCCTCGACGAAGACGGTCTGACCGTACTCGTTGAGGAACATGTTGACGAACGCCGCCTCGCGCCGGTCGTAGCCGCCGCCGTTCGGGTTGTCCTCCTCGATGAGCGTGTACATGTGGAGGTCGCGGTTGAGCGGGTACTCGCT of Halorubrum trapanicum contains these proteins:
- the yqeC gene encoding selenium cofactor biosynthesis protein YqeC → MDFTTALDARDATVCVVGAGGKKSTLFALADRLDRSVVTASVRIPIFDDRVAAVRVTEDPVGALDEAGDGDWPLGLVPERERSDRYLGYDTEAVAEIADAAPGATLVKADGARLREFKAPGDHEPQIPSNADVVVPIASAHVVGEPLTEELVHRPEEVAAITGREIGDEIRPADVATVLASPAGGLKGVPGDATAIPVVNKVDDEADADAARAIAGEILFRANVPRVLLTRLIADDPVVEVVE
- a CDS encoding aldehyde ferredoxin oxidoreductase family protein, which produces MSRRRTHVLRVDLSTGETARERVPRDWRRDYVGGKGLGARYLYEELSPGTDPTAPANRLGFFVGPLAGYLPGETRYAAVTKSPLTGGFLDSYAGGEFADRLAGSLDDCLGLLVTGAADRPVRIEVESGRARIEASDAWGADAAETDERFPDAGVACVGPAGEREAAYATVASDGGDHHAGRGGAGAVMGSKRLKAVVGRDPPPTVPDDLAKLRDRDAAAYGDDPTGEWQAAGETVETVDYANEVGILAAEGWTGTGFDGADDIGVEAALERATGREAVADAGQGEGPAVPGGFRIDTPDGEVVPRGAAPITLGAGLGIDDFDRVVDLCGVCDRLGLDVIGAGNAVAWAIRAGEAGVVDCPVSFGDAAGAERLLESIAAREAPPDLDVHPDLPDALADGIDAAVARFGGADLVPTVKSMALPGFDPRAAVGVALAYATSDRGACHRRARPQDTEPLARPDRSPTDRVRDVVGEQNARSVLWSLVVDDFVGEAVWTDLGAEWLAAVDHPAVADVDRGGDAECEADADTRSDPVAALATTGERIWTLTRLFNAREGFDRDDDALPEPLRTAAADGTPGVDVDAFDRLLDRYYAARGWGDRGLPTPAGLDRLGLAGVVDDATPLDDRPIDLAAAAESDD
- a CDS encoding Mrp/NBP35 family ATP-binding protein, with the translated sequence MNEADVRERLADVRDPDLGGDIVSLGLVNDVEVDEGAGTVRVSLALGAPFSPNESAVADDVREALADTGLDVELSASIPDDLSADEQVLPGVQNVIAVASGKGGVGKSTVAVNLAAGLSQLGARVGLFDADVYGPNVPRMVSAEERPETDGETIVPPERFGVKLMSMDFLTGEDDPVIWRGPMVHKIITQLVEDVEWGELDYLVMDLPPGTGDTQLTILQTLPLTGAVIVTTPQDVALDDAVKGLRMFGKHDTNVLGIAENMAGFRCPDCGGFHEIFGSGGGKALAQEHDLPFLGGIPLDPEVRTGGDDGEPVVLEDGETADAFKVLVENVANNAGVVRRRGVSEGR
- a CDS encoding response regulator, which translates into the protein MADRTASTDRIRVLHVEDDEAFADLTAAHFERLAADIRHEAVGSVAAARRRYRSESFDAIVCDYDLPDGTGIDLLEHVRDVDEDLPFVLFTGKGSEEVASEAISAGVTDYLQKRGGSDQYEVLVNRIRNAVDRYRLVRQVDRTVEALNAASEPIGILGADGTYLFVNEAYASVYGRTPAEIVGKHWEAFYPDEEVERFTDEILPRVTAEGHWNGEAVVCGPDGGLVRERLALTHTTDGGHVCIIRRAEPIEEASADAPGSSATDPDGAD
- a CDS encoding isopentenyl phosphate kinase, which translates into the protein MTGGEADLDADAADDAAPPVVLKLGGSLITEKDRPETLDEAALDAACDAVADALAAGDVGRLVVVHGGGSFGHHHASERGVSTGDGTRDADAVAAVHGAMKRLNARVLERLRERGVPAVPVHPLSLAARPEGADGGLDLPLGSTATLLGEGFVPVLHGDGVATAGDGVTVVSGDELVVELAAGLGARRVGVCSTVPGVLDGDGDVIAEIDDFDAVADALGASDATDVSGGMAAKVRELLALGAPAYVFGADGLAPFLRGEGAGTRID
- the mvk gene encoding mevalonate kinase, which translates into the protein MTVCEAPGKVYLFGEHAVVYGEPAVPAAIERRATVRAEPREDDHVRVEAEDLSLDGFTVEYAGGTGDRPDVDVPTPLVEAAMGYVDAAVEQARDAADAPDAGFDITVESDIPLGAGLGSSAAVVVAGIDAATRALGEPLDRRELAERAYQAEFEVQDGQASRADTFCSTMGGAVRVEGDDCEPIDAPNLPFVVGFDGGAGDTGELVAGVRALREEHEFAADTVESVGDLVRTGEGLLADADPESAPEPELLAGLGELMDFNHGLLAALGVSARSLDAMVWAARDAGAHGAKLTGAGGGGCIVALDESDATETALSFTQGCEEAFRAELATEGVRVVEP
- a CDS encoding AbrB/MazE/SpoVT family DNA-binding domain-containing protein translates to MESRKVQTVGNGTYTVSLPKEWAESQGVTSGDSVTLHDHIDGVLAVQTGDGEDCEPPVARIESADPEVIARALRAAYAAGAREVTLERDEPITSDQRRVVERVARDRIGMSVAAESETATTVRIMLDSREVSVSQSLRQLAFTVRSIHREAVEALATPPDSSPIGSRDGQVDRLASMIDRSVSRGMADLGEVDALGTTRPELFESWTAMRELCRFRDAAADIGDAAASLDAPPSEPRLETCRDVGAAVREVVSDGVSVALGDEGADVARSAIGDLSRARDRIDALDRGLDDAGEGAAELRRVSRSLRRTAECGGDVAEIGLRRAIRCRETIRDRDPGRTEE
- the phoU gene encoding phosphate signaling complex protein PhoU — encoded protein: MPREQYRDSLDELRSDVLAMGDQVTGQVERSLDAVERRDESLAESVVEADAEINETYLRLEDRCVDLFALQQPVAGDLRFVTASFKIVTDLERIGDLAVNLANYLRTATETLSPEVQLDAIGEAARALLERSLAAYETEDAAACRAVAADDDEVDALCQRASESVTRDLIAGSDGDGWEVERVLDDVSRVLLTVRDLERVADHAVNIAARTLYMIENDPELLY